The Polymorphobacter megasporae genome window below encodes:
- a CDS encoding type II 3-dehydroquinate dehydratase, protein MTGSIVFVLNGPNLDHLGIREPAIYGHATLADVEASCRSETDAAGLTLRFHQTNAEHEMIAWVHEARVGAAGIVINPAAFSYAGYPLLDALKMCDCPIVEVHISNIHRREAEWRSKSIMTQAVTGIISGLGVDGYPLAVRHIVNLRAAGK, encoded by the coding sequence ATGACCGGCTCGATTGTGTTCGTGCTCAACGGACCAAATCTCGACCACCTCGGGATCCGCGAACCCGCGATTTATGGGCATGCCACCCTCGCTGACGTCGAGGCTTCGTGCCGAAGCGAAACCGACGCCGCCGGACTGACGCTTCGTTTCCACCAGACCAACGCCGAGCACGAGATGATCGCGTGGGTCCACGAAGCGCGCGTCGGTGCGGCGGGCATCGTAATTAACCCCGCTGCTTTCAGCTATGCCGGCTATCCGCTGCTCGACGCGCTCAAGATGTGCGACTGCCCGATCGTCGAGGTCCACATCAGTAATATCCACCGCCGCGAAGCCGAATGGCGGTCGAAGTCGATCATGACGCAGGCGGTCACCGGGATCATCAGCGGCCTCGGCGTCGATGGGTATCCGCTCGCGGTCCGCCACATCGTCAATCTCCGCGCCGCCGGGAAATGA
- a CDS encoding ThuA domain-containing protein: protein MIDRRKLLAAAAATALLPGGVLAQSGPRKPPPGYGDPYAGKKKLLVVGDTRTGNMTAHLGLSHAMATIERLGRESGAFQAILRTDTDAITKREVWGKGRYAKGGPGAARGLNLDYFDAVLFYTNGATDMTPDQKEDLLDFVAKDGKGFVGVHTATVTATDWPEYGEMVGGVFDNHPWMITDARIIVEEPASPFMRGFKTGDVVRDEFYQMLPVPYSRKDVDVLARIDLTSVDPKAPMVHRTDGDFPIAWTKPYGAGRVFYSCLGHPDAIWDDVRAQTMFVEAIKWAVGLTPYTPKPHPLA from the coding sequence ATGATTGACCGCCGCAAACTACTCGCCGCGGCGGCCGCGACCGCGCTCCTGCCCGGCGGAGTCCTCGCCCAGAGCGGGCCGCGCAAGCCGCCTCCCGGCTACGGCGACCCGTACGCAGGCAAGAAGAAGCTCCTCGTCGTCGGCGATACGCGGACCGGTAACATGACCGCGCACCTCGGGCTCAGCCACGCGATGGCGACGATCGAGCGGCTCGGCCGCGAAAGCGGGGCGTTCCAGGCGATCCTGCGGACCGACACCGACGCGATCACCAAGCGCGAGGTCTGGGGCAAGGGGCGCTACGCCAAGGGCGGCCCGGGCGCCGCGCGCGGGCTCAACCTCGATTATTTCGACGCGGTGCTGTTCTACACCAACGGCGCGACCGACATGACGCCCGATCAGAAGGAGGACCTGCTCGATTTCGTCGCGAAGGACGGCAAGGGCTTCGTCGGCGTCCACACCGCGACGGTGACCGCGACCGACTGGCCCGAATATGGCGAGATGGTCGGCGGGGTGTTCGACAATCACCCGTGGATGATCACCGACGCGAGGATCATCGTCGAGGAGCCGGCGAGCCCGTTCATGCGCGGCTTCAAGACCGGCGATGTCGTTCGCGACGAGTTCTACCAGATGCTGCCGGTGCCGTACTCGCGCAAAGACGTCGACGTGCTCGCGCGCATCGACCTGACCTCAGTCGACCCCAAGGCGCCGATGGTTCACCGTACCGATGGCGACTTTCCGATCGCGTGGACCAAACCCTACGGCGCAGGCCGCGTATTTTATTCGTGCCTCGGCCATCCCGACGCGATCTGGGACGATGTGCGTGCGCAGACGATGTTCGTCGAGGCGATCAAATGGGCGGTCGGCCTCACGCCCTATACGCCGAAGCCGCATCCGCTCGCCTGA
- a CDS encoding MFS transporter — MTAASIAAAVRPSRARLFILALMTLATMLNYLDRAVIGVAAPSMSKELGLSAVVLGLVFSSFSWTYAAAQIPGGLVLDRLGTRLTYALSLGIWSLVTLLHAFAANLGMLLAFRFGLGVAEAPCYPCNSRILATWFPQSERARATSVYSVGQYFGLAFMTPLLFWIVAHWGWRALFLVVGGVGIAFGWGWYLLYRDPAQSLAINDGERALIAAGGGVDARPAATAFSWANVGRLLSKRQILGASIGQFASNSTLVFFITWFPTYLATERHMDWIKSGVFAVLPYIAASVGVLIGGAVSDWLIRRTGSANIGRKLPVVAGLLLTSTILLANYVDDNRLVILVMSIAFFGQGICNLGWTLISDVAPKEMIGLTGGVFNLCANLAGIVTPIVIGFVVAATGSFYGALAYIGAVALLGAGSYIFIVGDVHRVEL; from the coding sequence ATGACCGCGGCGAGCATCGCCGCTGCCGTCCGCCCGAGCCGGGCGCGGCTGTTCATCCTTGCGCTGATGACGCTTGCGACGATGCTCAACTATCTCGACCGCGCGGTCATCGGGGTCGCCGCGCCATCGATGAGCAAGGAACTCGGGCTGTCGGCGGTCGTCCTAGGCCTCGTCTTCTCGTCGTTCTCATGGACTTACGCTGCGGCGCAGATCCCCGGCGGGCTGGTTCTCGATCGGCTCGGAACGCGGCTTACCTATGCGCTCTCGCTCGGCATCTGGTCGCTCGTCACCCTGCTCCATGCCTTCGCTGCGAACCTTGGCATGTTGCTCGCGTTCCGCTTCGGCCTCGGGGTCGCCGAGGCACCGTGCTACCCATGCAACAGCCGCATCCTCGCGACGTGGTTCCCGCAATCCGAGCGCGCCCGCGCGACCTCGGTCTATTCGGTCGGCCAGTATTTCGGCCTCGCCTTCATGACGCCGCTGTTGTTCTGGATCGTTGCGCACTGGGGCTGGCGGGCGCTTTTCCTCGTCGTCGGCGGGGTCGGCATCGCGTTCGGTTGGGGCTGGTATCTGCTCTACCGCGACCCGGCGCAAAGCCTGGCGATCAACGACGGTGAGCGTGCGCTGATCGCGGCCGGCGGCGGGGTCGATGCTCGTCCCGCGGCAACCGCTTTTTCGTGGGCGAACGTCGGCCGGCTGCTGTCGAAGCGCCAGATCCTTGGAGCGTCGATCGGCCAGTTCGCGAGCAACTCGACCCTCGTGTTCTTCATCACTTGGTTCCCGACGTATCTCGCCACCGAGCGCCATATGGACTGGATCAAGTCGGGCGTGTTCGCGGTGCTGCCGTATATCGCCGCCTCGGTCGGGGTGCTGATCGGCGGCGCGGTGTCGGACTGGCTGATCCGCCGCACCGGCTCGGCGAACATCGGGCGCAAGCTGCCGGTCGTCGCCGGGCTGCTTCTGACCTCGACGATCCTGTTGGCGAACTACGTCGACGACAACCGGCTGGTGATCCTCGTCATGTCGATCGCGTTCTTCGGTCAGGGCATCTGCAACCTCGGCTGGACGCTGATTTCCGACGTCGCGCCGAAGGAGATGATCGGGCTGACCGGCGGGGTGTTCAACCTGTGCGCCAACCTCGCCGGGATCGTCACGCCGATCGTCATCGGCTTCGTCGTCGCCGCGACCGGATCATTCTACGGCGCGCTCGCCTACATCGGGGCGGTCGCACTGCTCGGGGCGGGGTCGTACATCTTCATCGTCGGGGACGTGCACCGTGTCGAGCTTTGA
- a CDS encoding pyrroloquinoline quinone-dependent dehydrogenase — MRIICAAAVLMAATPLAAAPSNGEWPTYGHDKGGMRYSTLAAVTPANIDQLAPAWTYHMRPAVTAPAAPPVDTAQRAAEGVGRPRPRTRFTGSQTTPLVIAGTMYASTPYGRVVALDATTGAERWVREIPGPGQPSLRGVEYWPGDASTPARLVFGTRDGRLIALDAATGAFAKDFGNDGIVELKTPAILNGLSPSYYGMTSPPLVWRDLVVTGSATQEFPALGAAGDIRAWNVRTGALAWTFHTVPRRGEPGYATWAPGSAEQRSGNNNWGFMTADVARGIVYIPLGAPTFDRYGGDRHGDNLYGTSLVALDAATGKLLWYKQIVHHDIWDADLEAPPILFDVHRGGKTIAAVAITSKSGMLFIFDRVTGKPVYPVTERKVPPSDVPGEAASPTQPFSSLPAFARQTFDPATDTAQLTPELTAWCGKWIADNKMVAGSIYQPVRFNRRTISFPGLQGGGNWSGSSFDPVNRLLFVNSSDLGQVTSLVKAADDAPLPYERGTPSARFQQPDTKLMCQAPPWGRLTAYDVDRGTIAWQSVLGISDNLPPAVARTGRPNIGGSIVTAGGVVFIGATDDSRFRAFDAKSGKQLFEVKLEASAHATPITYSGSDGRQFVAITATGGSYLDSPVTGDSIVAFALPKDAK; from the coding sequence GTGCGAATTATCTGTGCCGCAGCGGTGCTGATGGCCGCAACGCCGCTCGCCGCTGCGCCGTCCAATGGCGAGTGGCCGACATACGGCCATGACAAGGGTGGGATGCGCTACTCGACGCTCGCCGCCGTCACTCCCGCCAATATCGACCAGCTGGCCCCGGCATGGACGTATCACATGCGACCTGCCGTGACCGCACCCGCCGCACCGCCGGTTGATACGGCGCAACGGGCCGCCGAGGGTGTCGGGCGGCCGCGTCCCCGTACGCGCTTCACCGGGTCGCAGACGACGCCTCTGGTGATCGCGGGAACGATGTACGCGTCGACCCCATACGGGCGCGTCGTCGCGCTCGATGCGACGACCGGAGCCGAGCGTTGGGTCCGCGAAATCCCGGGTCCGGGCCAGCCATCGTTGCGCGGGGTCGAGTATTGGCCGGGCGATGCGTCGACACCGGCGCGGCTGGTCTTCGGCACGCGCGACGGGCGGCTGATCGCGCTCGACGCCGCAACGGGAGCATTTGCCAAGGATTTCGGCAACGACGGTATCGTCGAGTTGAAGACCCCGGCGATCCTCAATGGCCTGTCGCCAAGCTATTACGGGATGACGTCGCCGCCGCTCGTCTGGCGCGACCTTGTCGTCACCGGCTCCGCGACGCAGGAGTTTCCGGCGCTCGGCGCGGCGGGCGACATCCGCGCGTGGAATGTCCGCACCGGCGCGCTGGCGTGGACCTTCCACACCGTCCCGCGTCGCGGTGAGCCGGGCTATGCGACGTGGGCCCCGGGGAGCGCCGAGCAGCGGTCGGGCAACAACAACTGGGGCTTCATGACCGCCGACGTCGCGCGTGGGATCGTTTACATCCCGCTCGGCGCGCCGACGTTCGACCGCTACGGCGGCGACCGCCACGGTGACAATCTGTACGGCACCAGCCTCGTCGCGCTCGACGCCGCGACGGGCAAGCTGCTGTGGTACAAGCAGATCGTCCATCACGACATCTGGGACGCCGACCTCGAGGCGCCGCCGATCCTGTTCGACGTCCACCGCGGCGGCAAGACGATCGCCGCGGTCGCGATCACCTCGAAAAGCGGGATGCTGTTCATCTTCGACCGCGTCACCGGCAAACCGGTCTACCCGGTCACCGAGCGCAAGGTCCCGCCGAGCGACGTTCCGGGCGAAGCCGCGTCGCCGACCCAGCCGTTCTCGTCGCTCCCAGCTTTCGCGCGGCAGACCTTTGACCCGGCGACCGACACTGCCCAGCTGACTCCCGAGCTTACGGCATGGTGCGGCAAGTGGATCGCCGACAACAAGATGGTCGCCGGGTCGATCTACCAGCCGGTCAGGTTCAACCGGAGGACGATCAGTTTCCCCGGCCTGCAGGGCGGCGGCAACTGGAGCGGCAGTTCGTTCGACCCGGTCAACCGGCTGTTGTTCGTCAACTCGAGCGACCTCGGTCAGGTGACGTCGCTGGTAAAGGCCGCCGACGACGCACCGCTGCCGTACGAGCGCGGCACCCCCAGTGCGCGTTTCCAGCAGCCCGACACCAAGCTGATGTGCCAGGCCCCGCCTTGGGGGCGGCTGACCGCATACGACGTCGATCGTGGCACGATCGCGTGGCAGAGCGTCCTCGGGATCAGCGACAATCTTCCGCCCGCAGTCGCGCGGACCGGACGCCCAAATATCGGCGGGTCGATCGTTACTGCCGGCGGTGTCGTGTTCATCGGGGCGACCGACGACAGCCGCTTCCGCGCCTTCGATGCGAAGTCCGGCAAGCAGCTGTTCGAGGTCAAGCTCGAGGCTTCGGCGCATGCGACCCCGATCACCTACAGCGGCAGCGACGGACGACAGTTCGTCGCGATCACGGCAACCGGGGGAAGCTACCTCGACAGCCCTGTCACCGGCGACAGCATCGTCGCCTTCGCCCTGCCGAAGGATGCGAAATGA
- a CDS encoding bifunctional sugar phosphate isomerase/epimerase/4-hydroxyphenylpyruvate dioxygenase family protein, which produces MLKSIATVALSGALVDKIAAIARAGYAGVEIFENDLTVADIGPREIAARIADAGLVCTCFQPFRDFEGLRGLARARAFDRAERKFDLMHDLGAELMLVCSSVAPDTDGDPERLAADFAELGERAAISGVRVGYEALAWGRHVFDHRQAWDIVRRADHPSIGLILDSFHSLARGVPIASIADIPGDRIFLLQIADAPGVPMDPLYLSRHFRCFPGQGDFAVTDYVAAVVAQGYRGPLSLEIFNDRFRGWAADQIADDGYRSLVVLEDDVRALTAEAALDPPLPDRGKPSGITFVEFAAAGDEARDLETWFGQLGFASAGRHRTKAVTRWRQGEVNFVINEEPAGFAHSHHLLHGASVCAFGIGVGDPAGTMARAKRLGMEAFAQNSGPGELAVPSLRAVGGSLLYFTPDQLDEAFWATDFVATGVREPAGYGLRHVDHLAQSMPPEEFLSWQLYYTSLLAVERTAAVDVADPRGIVQSQPIESADGSLRITLNGAAGQTLASRFVDRYFGAGVQHIAFTTDDIFATVVAMRAGGVEMLTIPPNYYDDLRARFGLDDALLEQLSTHGVMYDRVGDGLYLQAYTRAFKQRLFFEVVERRDYSGYGAANAPVRLAAQARLRTPPQF; this is translated from the coding sequence TTGCTCAAATCGATTGCCACGGTCGCCCTGAGCGGCGCTCTCGTCGACAAGATCGCGGCGATCGCGCGGGCTGGTTACGCCGGGGTCGAGATCTTCGAGAACGATCTGACCGTCGCCGACATCGGTCCGCGCGAGATCGCCGCCCGGATCGCCGACGCCGGGCTGGTCTGCACCTGCTTCCAACCGTTCCGTGATTTCGAAGGGCTGCGTGGCCTCGCCCGCGCGCGGGCTTTCGACCGGGCCGAGCGCAAGTTCGACCTGATGCACGACCTCGGTGCCGAGCTGATGCTGGTGTGCAGCAGCGTCGCTCCCGACACCGACGGCGACCCCGAACGCCTCGCGGCGGACTTTGCCGAACTCGGCGAGCGCGCGGCGATCAGCGGGGTCCGCGTCGGCTATGAAGCCTTGGCGTGGGGGCGGCATGTCTTCGATCACCGCCAGGCGTGGGACATCGTCCGCCGCGCCGATCACCCGTCGATCGGCCTGATCCTCGACAGTTTTCACTCGCTCGCCCGCGGCGTTCCGATCGCGAGCATCGCCGACATCCCCGGCGACCGCATCTTCCTCCTCCAGATCGCCGATGCGCCGGGCGTGCCGATGGACCCGCTCTACTTGAGCCGACATTTCCGCTGCTTTCCCGGGCAGGGCGACTTCGCGGTTACCGATTATGTCGCGGCGGTCGTCGCCCAGGGCTATCGAGGGCCGCTGTCGCTCGAGATCTTTAACGACCGGTTTCGCGGCTGGGCGGCGGATCAGATCGCCGACGACGGCTACCGCTCGCTCGTCGTTCTCGAGGACGATGTTCGCGCACTGACGGCCGAAGCTGCGCTCGATCCGCCGCTCCCGGATCGCGGCAAACCGAGCGGCATTACCTTCGTCGAGTTCGCGGCAGCGGGTGACGAGGCGCGCGATCTCGAAACATGGTTCGGTCAACTCGGCTTTGCCTCTGCCGGCCGCCATCGGACAAAAGCCGTCACGCGTTGGCGGCAGGGCGAGGTCAACTTCGTGATCAACGAGGAGCCGGCTGGCTTCGCCCATTCGCACCACTTGCTTCACGGCGCGTCGGTCTGCGCCTTCGGCATCGGCGTCGGTGACCCGGCGGGGACAATGGCGCGCGCCAAGCGACTCGGCATGGAGGCGTTCGCCCAGAACAGCGGACCCGGCGAACTTGCAGTGCCGTCGCTCCGCGCGGTCGGCGGCAGCCTGCTCTATTTCACCCCGGACCAGCTCGACGAGGCGTTCTGGGCGACTGATTTTGTCGCGACCGGCGTTCGCGAGCCGGCGGGCTATGGCCTGCGCCATGTCGATCACCTCGCGCAGTCGATGCCGCCCGAAGAATTCCTTTCGTGGCAGCTGTATTATACGAGCCTGCTCGCAGTCGAACGGACGGCGGCGGTCGACGTCGCCGATCCGCGCGGCATCGTCCAAAGTCAGCCGATCGAGTCTGCCGACGGCTCGCTGAGGATCACGCTCAACGGCGCGGCGGGGCAGACGCTCGCCTCGCGCTTCGTCGACCGCTATTTCGGCGCTGGGGTCCAGCACATCGCCTTCACCACCGACGACATCTTCGCCACCGTCGTCGCGATGCGCGCGGGCGGGGTCGAGATGCTCACGATCCCGCCGAATTATTACGACGACCTTCGTGCGCGCTTCGGGCTCGACGACGCACTGCTCGAACAGCTCTCGACGCATGGGGTGATGTACGACCGTGTCGGCGACGGGCTATACCTCCAAGCGTACACGCGCGCATTCAAGCAGCGGCTGTTCTTCGAGGTCGTCGAGCGACGCGACTATTCCGGCTACGGCGCGGCGAACGCGCCGGTTCGGCTCGCCGCGCAGGCCCGGTTGCGCACCCCGCCCCAGTTTTGA
- a CDS encoding carboxylesterase/lipase family protein, giving the protein MKARLNRLAGAVALLLGATTLGAAMLPIASDPVMTASGKISGTRLRSGVRAYLGIPYAAPPVGQLRWAAPQPMHWDGIFNADRTGAECIQVLRPHDINHYFGEEPTSENCLTLNLWTPARATPASKLPVVVFIYGGGFTVGSSGMPNYGGEPIARAGAVFVNFNYRVGAFGFLAHPALTAEQGGHSGNYGLMDQIAALKWVQANIAKFGGDPSKVLIVGQSAGASSVASHLFSPLSKGLFRAAAMSSGCNFASTGPVGAGELRLADAEKTGVQLQERLGAADLAAMRQVPADRILGLQSESQLGVHVDAVRIGGPIIDGYVLTAPRSELLASGNIARVPVIASYNGDDIDVGMSPLGRVKTLADYQKTVREMWGADADAFLERWPATDSDVVAVAKRAATMKGLESSSRRCARGVAQLGVAAYIDEFTRKHPYVPGVKIADQDTATIGAYHTADIPYWFGTLDAYNSLRATRDWTAWDRSLSTRMMGAMIAFAATGSPSTPAMQWPAWKAGAETKLVLGDTVTVEPLDTTRLDWLAAHPAKAIANPAARRVRD; this is encoded by the coding sequence ATGAAAGCTCGACTTAATCGGCTGGCGGGCGCGGTGGCGCTGCTTCTCGGCGCGACCACGCTCGGCGCGGCGATGCTGCCGATCGCGTCCGACCCGGTGATGACCGCGAGCGGGAAAATCTCGGGAACGCGCCTGCGCTCGGGCGTCCGCGCGTATCTCGGCATCCCCTACGCCGCGCCGCCGGTCGGCCAACTGCGCTGGGCCGCGCCGCAGCCGATGCACTGGGACGGCATCTTCAACGCCGACCGCACCGGGGCCGAGTGCATCCAAGTCCTCCGCCCGCACGACATCAACCATTATTTCGGCGAGGAACCTACCTCAGAGAACTGCCTCACCCTCAACCTCTGGACCCCGGCGCGGGCAACCCCGGCGTCGAAACTGCCGGTCGTGGTGTTTATCTACGGCGGCGGCTTCACTGTCGGATCATCGGGGATGCCGAACTATGGCGGCGAGCCGATTGCGCGCGCCGGGGCGGTGTTCGTCAACTTCAACTATCGCGTCGGGGCGTTTGGCTTTCTCGCCCATCCGGCACTGACCGCAGAACAGGGCGGCCATTCGGGCAATTACGGCCTGATGGACCAGATCGCCGCGTTGAAGTGGGTTCAGGCCAACATCGCGAAGTTCGGCGGTGACCCGTCGAAGGTCTTGATCGTCGGGCAGTCGGCAGGTGCTTCGTCGGTCGCCTCGCATCTCTTCAGCCCGTTGTCGAAAGGCCTGTTCCGCGCCGCGGCCATGTCGAGCGGGTGCAATTTCGCCAGCACCGGTCCGGTCGGTGCCGGCGAACTCAGGCTCGCCGATGCCGAAAAGACCGGGGTCCAGCTCCAGGAACGCCTCGGCGCTGCGGACCTCGCGGCGATGCGGCAGGTCCCCGCCGACCGGATCCTCGGGTTGCAGTCGGAATCGCAGCTGGGGGTCCACGTCGATGCGGTCCGCATCGGCGGCCCGATCATTGACGGCTATGTCCTGACCGCCCCGCGCTCCGAACTTCTCGCCTCGGGCAACATCGCGCGCGTGCCGGTTATCGCCAGCTACAACGGCGACGACATCGACGTCGGGATGAGCCCGCTCGGCCGGGTCAAGACGCTCGCCGATTATCAGAAGACCGTGCGCGAGATGTGGGGTGCCGACGCCGATGCCTTCCTCGAGCGCTGGCCAGCAACCGACAGCGACGTCGTCGCGGTCGCCAAGCGCGCGGCGACAATGAAAGGCCTCGAAAGCTCGTCGCGGCGATGCGCGCGTGGCGTCGCACAGCTCGGCGTCGCGGCGTACATTGACGAGTTCACCCGCAAGCATCCCTATGTCCCGGGGGTCAAGATCGCCGATCAGGACACCGCGACGATTGGCGCCTACCACACCGCCGATATCCCTTACTGGTTCGGGACGCTCGACGCGTACAACAGCCTGCGCGCGACACGCGACTGGACCGCATGGGACCGCTCGCTGTCGACACGGATGATGGGGGCGATGATCGCCTTCGCCGCGACCGGCTCGCCGTCGACCCCCGCAATGCAATGGCCGGCGTGGAAGGCTGGGGCCGAGACGAAGCTCGTTCTCGGCGACACCGTCACGGTCGAGCCACTCGATACGACGCGTCTCGACTGGCTGGCAGCGCATCCGGCGAAAGCAATCGCGAATCCTGCCGCGCGACGCGTGCGCGACTGA
- a CDS encoding VOC family protein, with translation MAIERIGHINIRTPEFAATMSFFETLFDLVRGPAATMGDQTGNAWLHSADGRPIIHVNAMLPGEVDRPAGAPGRLDHIAFDCSDQPGMAERLDRAGVTYDVRQTRVPGLVQFNLRDPNGIRIELTFGHENARRPS, from the coding sequence ATGGCGATCGAGCGCATCGGCCACATCAACATCCGGACCCCGGAGTTCGCGGCGACGATGTCGTTCTTCGAGACCTTGTTCGATCTCGTCCGTGGCCCGGCGGCGACAATGGGCGACCAGACGGGCAACGCGTGGCTGCACAGCGCTGACGGCCGCCCGATCATCCACGTCAACGCGATGCTGCCCGGCGAGGTCGACCGCCCGGCCGGAGCGCCCGGACGCCTCGACCACATCGCCTTCGACTGTTCGGATCAACCCGGAATGGCGGAGCGCCTCGACCGCGCCGGGGTCACCTATGATGTTCGCCAGACGCGCGTGCCGGGTCTCGTCCAGTTTAACCTGCGCGACCCCAATGGCATCCGCATCGAACTCACCTTCGGGCACGAAAACGCGCGACGGCCGAGCTAA